The DNA region cagtgaagattgttgttaacaagcctgctaaatttgaatgaataaaaaatcccagatacagtatataaaatgaggctacAAGAATCGTGAAAAATAGAGACCTCTTCCTAGCTGCTGGACGCTGAGGGCGTGTCTGCGTGAATACGCTGAAAACACAGCCCACTGAtttttcagctgtcaatcaaataggtTCAAGGCATTGACTTATCGGGTGATGCAGACGCCGGTCCGCGGGCCAGCGTTTAGCCCGCTAGTTTTCTAACCTGTAGACCACTGACAGGCTTCTGCGTCGTCCAGCTCACTCAATTTTGTGTCATGTGGGTTCACATAACATAGCGGTGTAGCGGGCTAGAGGGTTAGCGAGCAAGCGGACCGGTGGCCAGGTCATCTGGAATGACGGCGCTCAGTACTTATATAGTGGGAGAGGGCCAACTCATGCCAGAAAGCCAAAGTGCATAATTGAGCATGGTTTTAGCTACGTCtgacaactgaaatggtgaaaacagtttaaatgctatatctcaacaatgcAGTAATACATTGTTCcgtctttgcacatgttttcagcacatcttcaaacataatatacagtggacccctcaTATTCGCCGTTCGGCACccgtggattcacctatttgcattttttattttatttttttaatagaggGGCGGGGGGACCTACCCCTGTTTTTCACAGAAACCACGTATTGGTGATAATTTGGCACTTAATCACACTGTTTTCgggattcttatttttttatctcaAGGCAAGTATATAAGAGCAGTcagttatttgtggattttcttAACTATTCAGAAACAAATCACTCAAAtaactttacagggtctttaagatGGGGCTAGAATATGAGAGCAACCAGCAGAGACACTATTGGCTCAGTCTCTTTAGACttgtttgctgtctaaagaagtaCAACATGACAGCCATGAAAAGTTCAGCCACATCTACAAAGACCTCCATTATGGTAACTCCCCTGGGCAGCATTAGCTTGCTCAATACAACACAGAAAGGATTTCAGACAATCGAGATTCTCacatcatttgaaaatgaacaaaacaaagttaTCAGCGACGATTTGGTGACGTGCCTATCCATAACATTTACATAAACAAACGAAAGCTACCTAAAGGCTTGTAAGGTTAGTGCAttgatgtattattatattatagatGCATGTATATGCATGTGTATTATATACATGCAAAGCGCTGTGAAACAATTCAGACCAAAATGACACAGGATCTCCTATAACAAATTATTGTTCCACATTTCACCAGATAAAAGAACAAAGAGAAGTCACAAGGATAatagtaagtaagtaaataaataagtaagtaAGAATAACTCAGAATAGAAGGAGTAGAAAAAGACCAGAAGTAGACCACCTAAATTGGCGTGATCAGGACTACTTTTCAAGGTACACAATGTTAGAATTTGCATTAACACTTTATTTCTTCCCTTAGAATGTGAAAGGGAAACATGTACTTCCGAACATTATCCCCTTTGAACAGTTTTGTGGacggcaaaataaaaaataaaaaatctttgaaATCACTTACAGAGTTGATGCATGCGAGTTCCTTGTTGAGGAGCCACGGTAAGGAGAGTTTCCCATCACCCTTGTAACAAGATTGAATCCTTTCCTTGATTTTCTCCTTTATTCTCCTCAAGGTGAATAGGCACAATGCTGACTCTTTGGGTGGCTTAGCACGATTCTTCTGTCCCTGAGAGAAGACCGTGAAGAGGATGTCTTCATTCTCAGAGATCCCCAGAGAATTTGCCAGTTGACGGCCTGGTCGGGCCAAGTAGGCATCCTGAACCAGGCGGTACTCGACACCATCTTTAGTACAGCCAATGGGGAACTCAACGTAGGAGTAAAATTTTGGGTCATCAACACAGAGGCGTACGATTTTGGAGGTAAAGAACTGCTCGCCACTGGAATCGGGAGAAGTGAGCTGAGTATCCAGCTGCATTGTAAGATAATACACAAACTGTTCACTGCTGAAGCTGTAAACATAGTATATGTCAAAAGCAGGAAACTTGGACAAAGTATCAGATGGAATCTTGAGCTGAGAGGAGACAAACTCATCTTGATACACGAAGCTGAACATGTCCGCGTTTTCTTCATTCTCCATCAACTTTCGGCTGGAGAGGGTTGGGAAGTACTCAGACTTGCCGTCAATGGGGGTTCCAATGAAAAGCTTGCTTGTTGGACTATGAGGGGAGCTTATAATGACTCCTGACATGGTCCCCGATTCAGCCACACTGGAGAGGTAGTGTTCCTTACGATGGTGAGGCTCACCCAGCTTGAAGAGGTCATCCAGGCGAAGAAATTGGCAGATGCCCTGCGAAGTACTACCACAGGCAATGAGGCGATTCTGGGCATAGTCAATGAGTAGAAGCTTGTTCACGTTGGGTGTCTGAGCCAGGTCGTGAGGGCACGACTGGACACTGGGTGGAGGGTAACATTTTTCATTGTCTACCACTGGTCCAGTCATGTGGCTACGCAGTTTAGTTAGGTTGCTAGACAGCTTGAAAATCCAGTTGACAGCTCCCACATAGACTTCTCCAGTTTTGTTGTGAATGGCCAAATGTGTAAGCCCCCACTCTGCAGGTGTGAATCGTTTGAAAGTTGGCGGCTGGCCTCCACAGAAGGATGAGGTAATGATAAGTAAAAGCCCAAACACAGTAAACACGTTCCCCAGAAATGGGGAAACTGTTGCTCGAGCTTGTGAGCACATGTTTGGGCTGTCCTGAGGAAAGGCTTGGGGGGAGGGGAAGGagaaaggagaggaggaggagtgcaAGCTCTGGTACTTGAGTTCCAAGTCAGAATTCTGAGTCTTTTTGGTCTATAGTCAAGGAACAAATAACTATTTATCAAAGACAGAGGACGCAGAAGTGGGGAACAAACACTTCTATTGACCCACTGTCCTATTCACGGCGTTGCACACCATCATCAGGAACATCATCCACAGAGGAACGTGTTGCGAGCCCTAGAAAGCGGAGAGAAAAACATTGTTAGTGACTGAGGAACATTTCCTATCGATTATGCATCAAGCATGGAGGGGCCTTAAAGGCTCACAaattaaaacagacaaaatgaggagaaaaaaacgGTGACATTTGCCACCGTGATGAATTAATGATATCAAATCAAGTCTGGAAGGCAAATGTGTGTTGGCATTTAATTATGAGGGAAGATAGCAGGGGAGGCATGAGCCAATTATTGAAGGCTCTGTACGTATATAACTTGCTGGAATGAGTAATAGCCACAACATTCAAATCAGTAATATTTTATAACTTCAATCAGGAGGAGGCAAATGTTTGATAATATGGCTGTGGGCATTGTTATTTCTGAAAACAATTCATAGCCAGGTCTCCTGTCACTGTATGAACGGGGTCAACACACTACCCAGTGAACCTTATTGTAAGTAATTACTGAAACATTGGCATTGAGATTGAGTCGTCTGGATTTTGCGTATCAAGCTTTTTATGACCTTCCAAACATTCCCATGCATAATTATTCATAGGTACATCGCTATATAGATGGGTGCTGTCATCAAGCCTTTCCTATTTCATAAACCCTTATCCATACAGGTACCTTATCCGATACTGAACAACTGGTGCAGCATCAGAAATAGCAATAGGCATCTTCTATTAAATGTAGAGTTAGTGGCGGTGCTACTTTGACAGGACAATTCTGTTCCCACTGAGCAGGGATCTCCTGTaaatgctgattatgctaaacTGAACTCTACAGTCCCAGGGAAGCCATGCTTCAATTTCATCTTGACTATGAAAGTGTCGACATAAACAGTGTTTTATAACCACTTCAAATCAGTAAAGATGAAAATCATTATAGACCCCAGGAAGGTAAGACGAAGGGGAAGGCAAAAGCCATGACATAGGGGATAATCTAATGGAGTTCCAGGTTTCTGCCTCCTGCTCCAAGTGTGGTGGGACACTCAGGGCAAGGCTATCCATCTATCAATCAATTGAGGAGAAGGTCAGGATTTCAGCTAACCAAGCTCAAAggaatgaatgtgtgttttcaaaTCCTTATCCTATGTGGCTCGCAAGCAAGTGGGAACAGCTTACCACCTTGTCATTATAAGCATCAGGTACTTTACTCTACGACTACTActttactactaataataagaCAACGGTGTatagtccctgtaaagtgaggAACAACTTTCCACCTACCTAATAAATGATGACTGTGGACCACTGAAACACAATATGTACTGTGGGTACCAGTATAACTGTGGTGatgaaaaaagatggaaaatttAACTTTGACCAAAACTGTCCAAAATGATGTGATGCCAAACTAAATGCTTAATAATGGCTGCATGGTCCACATAGTTGCTGGATGGAACTGGGTGTAAAGGGTCCAACTATGGCCATCACCATAAGCAGATgatgcataaaataaaaacaataaaaatatatatattttataaattgaGTATCTAAACTAATAAATCTGAAGCAGGATTCACTGGGTTACACATCAATTTAGCTAGTGTACCCTGCAagcaatatattaaaaaaagtgacCATGAGGGGAAAAAGAGAGACGAGAGTCTTGTTTATAGAATAGCAAACCATTGCTCAGCTGAGACAAAGTTAGCCAGGTTCAAGTACCTGTGGTGTCATCCTATTTTCACAAGGCCAGGGGGAGACAAATGTATCGTacaccgtaaaaaaaaaaaaagcagaccattaaaaaaagaattaattaTACTAACCCTCCCAATAGGAAGTCTAATCAGATATACTCATTATCTTGTTTTATCTCTCCTTTACCTGTATAAGCATTGTATGGAGATATTAGGAACAGATTACTTAATTGGTAATGATAACACATTTATATGATTTcatttctgttaaaaaaaaaaagtaaacagaaACAACAGGATCatctacaatatactgtaatatcaGTATATCTGAAAATAACACTTTAGAAAGATGAGAAAGACTATAAAAGTCACTAAAAGGGAGGCAGGTGATGGACAAAAAGACACTGGGAGAAAAGAGTGGGAGACTTATTAGTGAGCGCCAGCAGGAACCAAACAAAAGGCAACTCCTGCATTTTAATTAGGGCTCTATATGCACATGAGTAAGAGACTAAGGATGAGGCACTGTAACACAATACTTGCAGAAGCAAGGTTATGAATGAAGTTACCAAATATTCAACGATGTGACCCACATTGTCTCTTAGATACAAACCACCACATTAATAAAATGAGTAAGCTACAAGCTAAGTCTTTCAAATGACTGCAGATGGCAATTTGTTATGTTGGAAAGCTGCCACATTATTTTGCAGTTAAAGCTAGAAGAATAATGACAAATGAGTGAACAGCAAAAagactaaataaatacaaaaaaattataatgactggcttttttactgtcagtttcAGTTGCCTCTTTACCAAGTGAAATAGAGGGAAGAGCACTTGGGCTGGCTGCGAGCGACATCTGGGACCATCCATGGAACAACATGTCAATCGTTCAAGGCAGGAGTGCATCTTTGGCTTTGGGGATGGGCAGTACCGTGTCAAAGGAACTGAAGATGTTATCACATCAGGGAAAAGCATTAGAGTGAACCATCAGTAAGGGGTCAGTTTGACTGGTTTTGATATCAGGATGCTGACACTGACAGAGAACCTCGGATCGTCACTGCCTGGGAATAGTAATGAGGGATACGAAGTGAGGTGAGGAAAAACGGGAAAAGCTTGAAGGGTCATTCCCTTGACCCAAGATAATTTTGTTTGGCTTGACAGTAGTGGGAATCCTGCGAGGAGGCGATGGTGGTGTTTTAGGTCAAGTGATGAGGCTCCATTGCCTCTTGTGAGTAGAGCAGGGGGTCATCGCTCCCTCTTTCCCACTTCCTCAAACCTGTCCACTCAGATAATGGTCGTTGCTCACCCTGATGCAGTGCTGATTTATTGCCAGTGGCATATCAATTACAGCATTCACAACTGGAGGGGAAAAGGGGGAGGAGAAGGTTGTGCTGGagggatgatgatgaggaggaggaaggaagtgGAAGGGTGTTCAGACAAATTCTCTGCTCTCTGCGCTGCATCACAGCATGTGGATCACGTCTAATATAGGAGAACATTTAAGTGCCAAAGATTAAATAAGTAGACTTGGGGACTAAAATGGTAGCGGTATGACCCCAGAAATAGATATTCGCCAAAGTCACAGTTCCTCGAAGGTTGTCATGTCCATACTCAAATTATAAATTTGATTGCTCCCAAGTACCCAGTCTTGTGTATTttgcataaaataaacatatattGTACATAAATGAATGACATGTATTTACAACCTACAGTATCTAATactgtgaacattggcacttattccatagctCTGGACT from Phycodurus eques isolate BA_2022a chromosome 10, UOR_Pequ_1.1, whole genome shotgun sequence includes:
- the LOC133408410 gene encoding plexin-A1-like isoform X3; amino-acid sequence: MCSQARATVSPFLGNVFTVFGLLLIITSSFCGGQPPTFKRFTPAEWGLTHLAIHNKTGEVYVGAVNWIFKLSSNLTKLRSHMTGPVVDNEKCYPPPSVQSCPHDLAQTPNVNKLLLIDYAQNRLIACGSTSQGICQFLRLDDLFKLGEPHHRKEHYLSSVAESGTMSGVIISSPHSPTSKLFIGTPIDGKSEYFPTLSSRKLMENEENADMFSFVYQDEFVSSQLKIPSDTLSKFPAFDIYYVYSFSSEQFVYYLTMQLDTQLTSPDSSGEQFFTSKIVRLCVDDPKFYSYVEFPIGCTKDGVEYRLVQDAYLARPGRQLANSLGISENEDILFTVFSQGQKNRAKPPKESALCLFTLRRIKEKIKERIQSCYKGDGKLSLPWLLNKELACINSPLQIDDNFCGQDFNQPLGGTSTIEGIPLFLDKEDGMTSVAAYDYRGNTVAFVGTRNGKLKKILVNSVSPNRPVVLYEKVTLSEGRSPLLRDMLFSPDQQYLYTLTDRQDGVILQTNSWKRR